One window from the genome of Diabrotica virgifera virgifera chromosome 6, PGI_DIABVI_V3a encodes:
- the LOC126886126 gene encoding E3 SUMO-protein ligase KIAA1586-like encodes MDNSKPKQKTLTSFFSASVKRELNTLGLPKGTKQDKSNVVSVDELAIGNSLNKNEQISEPSTSTNKEKETKWPDVWTEEMWTRKKETYPWIDYKEGKLGCKVCFEVTTMGAFKKEHVSLSHEWRTFQVSCYGSNRTNQLKSLRKKIIEHKQSKAHSTAQAIVESSHKNPITQLVDSANTAHMESTKAIFRSAYYIAKNDRPYNDHFGLLELQKLNGVDIGVGLHSRYSAVEIIDHISKEMKLRILNKVKEVSGKISIIIDESTSISSKSVLIIYLKCEISKEKSPNILFLDLVELPDQRAESVFNSTLKCLEQYGFDNGYLKQNLVSFTSDGASVMLGKHSGVAKRFSTLYPDIIVWHCLNHRLELAIGDAVSEVAGVNHFQIFMDKLYSLYSASPKNKRELKDCAQELDIQMNKIGRVLSTRWVASSFRTVSAVWFGFQALANHFSKTINDPDRTSTEKSKYSGLLNRLTSQSFLLNLAFMFDILAELALLSESLENRNTSIVYADKLINRSVRYLEHLKEKPGTKVLEAQIAIKEGNFASVVLKTNPKIVSFNGQQLISSVINNLKQRMFVTTFDGEAQYEDLINSFKVLEPEYWPTCIPPSFGQTQVEQLCKRFKLNVNKAVSAYRDYLDNSRQVPDGLQELLNCTKIIPCSSADCERGFSCMNNMVTPSRNALTVAHVSSLMFIKIQGPPLQEWQPETYVTKWLRSHRSADDSRTRVAENPKKNAKKDAFWHLL; translated from the coding sequence ATGGATAACTCTAAACCTAAACAAAAAACTTTAACCTCATTTTTTAGTGCGTCGGTGAAACGTGAACTAAACACGTTAGGCCTACCTAAAGGAACCAAGCAAGATAAATCCAATGTTGTTTCGGTTGATGAATTAGCGATTGGAAACTCTTTAAATAAAAACGAACAAATAAGTGAACCCAGCACATCAACGAATAAGGAAAAAGAAACAAAATGGCCTGACGTTTGGACAGAAGAGATGTGGACTCGTAAGAAGGAAACTTATCCTTGGATAGATTACAAAGAAGGTAAATTAGGCTGCAAAGTTTGTTTTGAAGTCACAACTATGGGTGCTTTTAAGAAAGAACACGTTTCTTTAAGTCATGAGTGGCGCACATTTCAAGTTAGCTGTTACGGCTCAAACCGAACTAACCAGCTCAAATcacttagaaaaaaaattatagagcacAAACAGTCCAAAGCACATAGTACTGCTCAGGCCATTGTTGAATCCTCTCATAAAAATCCTATTACGCAATTAGTTGATTCTGCAAATACAGCTCACATGGAATCAACTAAAGCTATTTTTAGGTCAGCTTACTACATAGCTAAGAACGACCGACCATATAACGATCATTTCGGTTTATTAGAACTTCAAAAACTAAATGGAGTAGATATCGGTGTAGGCCTTCATTCAAGATACAGTGCTGTAGAAATTATTGATCATATATCAAAAGAGATGAAGTTAAGAATATTGAATAAGGTTAAGGAAGTTTCTGGGAAAATTTCTATCATTATTGATGAATCCACCAGCATAAGTTCAAAGTCAGTACTCATAATTTATTTGAAGTGTGAAATAAGTAAAGAAAAGTCCCCTAACATTTTGTTCTTAGATCTAGTTGAACTTCCTGATCAAAGGGCCGAATCTGTTTTTAACAGTACACTTAAGTGCCTTGAACAATATGGGTTTGACAATGGTTATTTAAAACAGAACTTAGTTTCTTTCACAAGTGACGGGGCTAGTGTTATGTTAGGGAAACACTCAGGAGTGGCAAAGAGGTTTTCAACTTTGTACCCTGATATAATCGTTTGGCACTGTTTAAATCACAGATTGGAATTGGCTATTGGGGACGCAGTCAGCGAAGTGGCCGGAGTGAATCATTTCCAGATATTTATGGACAAACTGTACTCGCTGTACAGCGCCTCTCCAAAAAACAAGCGTGAGTTAAAAGACTGTGCACAAGAACTTGACATTCAGATGAACAAAATCGGAAGAGTGTTGAGCACAAGATGGGTAGCCAGTAGCTTTCGTACCGTTTCGGCTGTGTGGTTTGGCTTTCAAGCTTTGGCAAACCATTTCTCTAAAACCATAAACGATCCTGACAGAACATCGACTGAAAAAAGCAAATATAGTGGTTTATTAAATAGGCTAACATCTCAGAGTTTTCTACTAAACTTGGCCTTTATGTTTGACATTCTTGCTGAATTGGCTTTGTTATCAGAGAGCTTAGAGAATAGAAACACTTCTATTGTGTATGCAGACAAACTGATAAACAGATCCGTAAGATATTTAGAGCACTTAAAGGAGAAGCCAGGCACGAAAGTTCTGGAAGCACAAATCGCCATAAAAGAAGGAAATTTTGCATCAGTTGTGTTAAAAACTAATCCAAAAATTGTATCGTTCAATGGACAGCAACTTATTTCTAGTGTTATAAATAACCTAAAGCAAAGAATGTTTGTCACCACATTTGATGGGGAAGCCCAATATGAAGATCTTATAAACTCTTTTAAAGTATTAGAACCTGAGTATTGGCCAACCTGCATTCCACCAAGTTTTGGTCAAACTCAAGTAGAGCAACTGTGCAAGAGATTTAAATTGAACGTCAACAAAGCTGTCTCTGCCTACAGAGACTATTTGGACAACAGCCGACAAGTGCCTGATGGATTGCAAGAACTGTTAAACTGCACTAAAATAATACCTTGCAGCTCAGCTGATTGTGAACGGGGTTTCAGTTGTATGAACAATATGGTTACACCATCAAGAAACGCTTTGACTGTTGCTCATGTATCATCATTGATGTTCATAAAAATCCAAGGTCCACCTCTCCAAGAATGGCAGCCTGAGACGTACGTCACTAAATGGCTGAGGAGCCACCGGTCTGCAGACGATTCCAGGACAAGAGTTGCAGAAAACCCAAAAAAGAACGCAAAGAAGGATGCATTTTGGCACTTACTTTGA